A genomic stretch from Candidatus Methylomirabilota bacterium includes:
- a CDS encoding SDR family NAD(P)-dependent oxidoreductase has product MGKDLSGQVVIVTGASSGIGRETALLFAREQARVALAARREQQLQALEKEIQELGTEVLSLICPVGTATEFFDAAKNTLGRKLAPKPPVQPSATVAKAIIRCAKSPRPEVIVFPPARLMVVLNALSPRLGDFVIRNMVSRKA; this is encoded by the coding sequence ATGGGTAAAGACCTCAGCGGGCAGGTGGTCATCGTGACCGGAGCGAGCAGCGGGATTGGGCGGGAGACGGCGCTGCTCTTCGCCCGTGAGCAGGCCCGAGTGGCTCTGGCCGCCCGTCGGGAACAACAGCTTCAGGCCCTGGAGAAAGAGATCCAAGAGCTCGGCACCGAGGTGCTCAGCCTCATCTGCCCGGTGGGGACCGCCACGGAGTTTTTCGATGCTGCCAAAAACACTCTGGGACGAAAACTAGCTCCCAAACCACCGGTCCAGCCTTCCGCCACTGTGGCAAAAGCCATCATCCGCTGTGCCAAATCCCCCCGCCCGGAGGTGATCGTCTTTCCCCCGGCCAGGCTCATGGTGGTCCTGAATGCCCTCTCCCCCCGACTGGGCGATTTTGTGATACGAAATATGGTCTCCCGGAAAGCGTAG